The Atribacter laminatus genome contains the following window.
TTCCTTTTGAGACAAATTCATTTACCTTGACCTCATGATGGGTATCCGGATCAAGTATGGTTATATCAGCATCCATGCCAGTTTCTAAACTACCTTTTTTTATTAATCCTAAAAATTGAGCCGGATTGAAGCTAAGCAGTTTCCAAAAATCAAGCCAGTTGATGATTCCATCTTCAATCAACGCCTTCGCATAGAGTGGGACTGCAATTTCCAAGTTGGAAATACCAAATGCAGCTTCATTAAAATCACCTTCTTTGTCCTCATGGGTATGCGGAGCATGATCTGATGCTAAAATTTTAATAACTCCTCGCTGAATTCCTTCTTTTAAAGCAACAATATCGGTTTGATCCCGAAGGGGTGGTTTTACTTTGGCTTGATTCCCATATTGGAGAATGCTTTGATCATCAAGAAGAAGGTGATGTGGAGTGACATCGGAACTCACCTTAACTCCTTGGCCTTGAAACCATTCAATTAACTTGACACTCATTGCCGTTGATAAATGGGTAAAATGAACAAGTGCCTCAGTCGAATGGGCAAGGACTAAATCTCTGGCTATGATCGAGTCTTCGGCAACTTTTGGTAAAGACCGGTATCCCATTTTAAACGCCATTTTTCCCTCATTGACTTGACCCTCTCCAGCAATATCAGTATCTTCTTCGTGCAGAATAATAGGCATATGAAAATATTTTGAATAGGTCATGAGCCGATAAAGCAACAGGCTGTCTTTGACGCATTTTCCATCGTCGCTTAATGCTATTGCTCCGGCATTCTTCAAAAGCCCTACGTCGGTCATGGCTTTTCCTTCTAGTCCCAGACTGATTGCGGCAGTCAGAAAAACATTGACCAAGCCAATTTCACGAGCTCGGCTGAGAAGATAGGAAATCACTAAGGGAGAATCGATAGGAGGACGTGTATTAGGCATACATAGTACTGAGGTAAATCCACCCTTAATCGCTGCTCGAGATCCAGATAAAAGATCTTCTTTCTTTTCTTCCCCGGGTTCGCGAAAATGAACGTGAATATTAATAAAACCCGGACCTACTAAACATCCACTGGCATTTATCACTTCTGCCTTTCCGTCATTTATCCCCGGTTCAATTTGAACGATGACACCATCATCTATTAATACATCGGCTTCTATGGTCCGATCCTTTTGGGGAAGAATTACAGTTCCATTTTTTATCAAGAGCTTATTCATCCGTTCATCCCCCCAAGATAAGAGTTTCTAAAACTGCCATGCGGATGGCTAATCCACAGCTAACCTGTTCTTCAATCAGAGAACTTTCCTTTTCAACCAGAGATGAATCAATTTCTAATCCCCGATTTACCGGACCAGGATGCATGATTTTTTTCCAACGACCATTATTAGTATTTTTTAGATTTTCTTTCAGACCAAAGAAGTGTGAATATTCTTTTGTGCTAGGGAAAAATCCCGCTTCCTGACGTTCTTTCTGGATGCGAAGCAAGTAAACTACATTAGCTTGTCGGATCGCCTCCTCAACCGGATAAATAACCTGACCCTCTAACACCTCGATGCCTTTTGGAATGAGGGTTGGTGGACCAGAAAAAATGATCTGACTTCCTAATTTTTTGAGTCCTATGCTTAGCGAACGGGCAACCCGACTATGCAGAATGTCTCCAATAATGGCTACCGTATTTCGGGTAAAATCTATTCCATCTCTTTTCATAGTGAGTAAATCAAGAAGGGCTTGAGTAGGATGTTCCCTCATGCCATCACCGGCATTGATTATATGAAAGGGCAGAAATTGTGAAATATAGAGTGGAATCCCACTAGATCGATGGCGAATAACCAAAGCATCGGCTTTCATCCGTGCCAGAGTCCGCACAGTATCACGGAAGCTCTCACCCTTATTTAAACTGCTCAATTCATTGGTAAAGTTTACAACCTCCATCCCTAAAAGTTTTCCGGCCATTTCGAAAGATACCCGTGTTCGAGTGCTCGCTTCAAAAAACAGGTTGATAAGATAATAACCAGACAATCGAGTTAACTTTTTTGGTGATTGCTCTAACCAATTTCGGTATTGATTTCCTTTCTCAAGAAGGATTTTGATTTCTTCACCACTTAATTGATCAATCCCTAATAAGTGTTTATGTTTCCATTCCACTCCCCATTGACCCCCTTCTTTCTTATCAAGATTTAAATGAGTGACGAATGAGTGGTGAGCTTAAAAATAATCACTCTCATCCTCACCTTCTCCCATCAAGGGAGAAGGAAATCTGACTCATCATTACGAGGAACGGAGTGACTCGGCAATCTCATGAGCTCAATCTTTATTCATTCCTCTCTTTGGACAGAGGGAGATGGTTCGGGATCCGATTTTTCAATTTTTAAATCTCCCTTATTCCCCTTTTGCTAAAGGGGGAGATTGGCTCTTGAGTTTATTTTCATCCTCACCGTTTTAATAGCTCATTTAAAAAAGACTATGGACAATGATTTTTTGGCAAAAAAAAGTCCACCTTTCCTAAAACCAGGATAAGATGGACTTCTCAAATCGATTTTCTTTTTCCGCTTTCTTCTTTTCTAACATACTACAACCCTGAATAAGGATACTCATTTCAATGTTTCATGTCAATTATTTTTAAGAGAATTTTTTGAGGCTGCCTTCTCTTGCCAGGGTCATAATTGAATGCTAATCTTTATTAGCTGAATACCTTTTGGGAGGAGGATTGCAATGTCTTCTTTTATTGGAATCGACTTAGGAACTCAAAGCGTCAAAGTAGTTCTCTATGATGAGGCAGGGCATCTTCTATCCTTGGCACAACGGGATTATCCCATTTTAACTCCACAATTAGGGTTTGCAGAACAAGAGCCTGAAGAATGGTGGAAGCAAACTTTTTCAGCATTACAGGAAGTCATTCA
Protein-coding sequences here:
- a CDS encoding dihydroorotase; this translates as MNKLLIKNGTVILPQKDRTIEADVLIDDGVIVQIEPGINDGKAEVINASGCLVGPGFINIHVHFREPGEEKKEDLLSGSRAAIKGGFTSVLCMPNTRPPIDSPLVISYLLSRAREIGLVNVFLTAAISLGLEGKAMTDVGLLKNAGAIALSDDGKCVKDSLLLYRLMTYSKYFHMPIILHEEDTDIAGEGQVNEGKMAFKMGYRSLPKVAEDSIIARDLVLAHSTEALVHFTHLSTAMSVKLIEWFQGQGVKVSSDVTPHHLLLDDQSILQYGNQAKVKPPLRDQTDIVALKEGIQRGVIKILASDHAPHTHEDKEGDFNEAAFGISNLEIAVPLYAKALIEDGIINWLDFWKLLSFNPAQFLGLIKKGSLETGMDADITILDPDTHHEVKVNEFVSKGRNCPFDGWQLKGWPVATIVNGKIMMRPS
- a CDS encoding aspartate carbamoyltransferase catalytic subunit, with protein sequence MEWKHKHLLGIDQLSGEEIKILLEKGNQYRNWLEQSPKKLTRLSGYYLINLFFEASTRTRVSFEMAGKLLGMEVVNFTNELSSLNKGESFRDTVRTLARMKADALVIRHRSSGIPLYISQFLPFHIINAGDGMREHPTQALLDLLTMKRDGIDFTRNTVAIIGDILHSRVARSLSIGLKKLGSQIIFSGPPTLIPKGIEVLEGQVIYPVEEAIRQANVVYLLRIQKERQEAGFFPSTKEYSHFFGLKENLKNTNNGRWKKIMHPGPVNRGLEIDSSLVEKESSLIEEQVSCGLAIRMAVLETLILGG